Part of the Sporomusa termitida genome, CGAACAGTTTTCGGGGCAAATCGGTTCTTAAGGCGGTCGAAAATGTTAATCAGTGCATTGCACCGGCCCTGACCGGGACCAATGCCCTGAAGCAGTCAATTATCGACATGACAATGCTAAATCTGGATGGAACAGAAAACAAATCCAAACTGGGAGCCAATGCGATTCTGGGGGTGTCGATAGCAACGGCCTGGGCGGCCGCCAATGCCTGCGAAACGCCTCTGTACCGCTATCTGGGCGGAGTACAGGCAGTTACCCTGCCTGTGCCGATGGTACAAATTATCGGCGGCGGCCTGCACGCAGGCCAAAGTATTGATATTCAGGATTTTCTCATTATCCCGGTCGGCGCGGCTACTTATTCCCACGGGATTGAAATGGTGGCCAATGTATACCATGCCACCAAAGAGGTATTCACTAAGTATGGAAAACCGTTGTCTGTAGCCGACGAGGGTGGCTTCTGGCCTACATTCTCCGCTAATGCGGAAGGGCTGGACCTGTTGGTGGAAGGAATCCGCCAAGCCGGCTATCAGGCGGGAGCCGAGGTCGCGATTGCCCTGGACATTGCTGCCAGTCATTTTTATCAGGATGGCAAATATACCTTTGCGGCCGAAGGCCGGGAAATGGACAGTCAGGAATTTGCCCGGCTGTTGTCAGGCTGGGTAGACAAATACCCGATTATTTCCATCGAAGACGGGATGGCTGAAGATGACTGGGACGGCTGGAGCATCTTATCGGCCCAACTGAAAAACCGCATTCAGTTGATTGGGGATGACCTGTTTACCACAAATGCCGGTCGCATTAAACGGGGTATAGACCAGAATATTGCCAACAGTGTATTAATCAAGATGAATCAGATTGGTACTATTACCGAGACACTACAGGCGGTAGAACTGACCCGTAATGCCGGTTATCTGCCGGTTGTTTCGGCTCGGTCAGGAGAAACCGAGGATGCGACAATTGTTCACCTGGCTATTGCCACCAATGCCGGCCAGCTTAAGGTTGGTTCAATTGCCCGTACTGAACGGACCGTAAAATGGAATGAGCTGCTGCGAATTGAAGAAGAGCTGGGAACAGAAGCAGTTTATCCGGGCCAAGATATTTTCAGGCGCATAATTAAAGAATAAGTAAACAAGGGAGGTATGTTACTATGGCAGACTCCGTAAAAGCCGGTGTTTTTCGGTTCCGGTATATTTTATTGGCAATCATTTCCTTCTGCTATTCCATTCAATATCTGGACAGAGTCAATACCAATATTCTCTTACCCTTTATCAGCAAGGATATTGGCATGAGCAATTATGAAATCGGGATTGGCGCAGCCCTGATGCTGGTTTTCTATGGACCTTCCCAGGTGGTAACCGGCTGGGTATGTGACAAAATCGGCTCTCGTAAAGTCCTGATATTCTCTATTATTGCCTGGAGCGCCCTGACCTATTTGCAGTCTACAGTGCATAGCGTCAGTGAATGGTATATACGAATGGTACTGTTCGGCATTATGGTGGGAACTGAATTTATTCCGTCAGCGCGGCTGATTGTCCGTTATTTCCCACCGCTGCAACGGGCCCGGGCCCAAAGCATTCTTTCCTGGGCCTGGATCATTACCCCCGCCTGGGCACCAATGGTCAGCACGTTACTGTTTACGCTGTATGGCAACGAATGGCGGGAAATCTTTAAACTGCTTGGTTTAATCGGTGTTATCCCGCTTATTCTGGTTATCTTGTTTGTTTTTGACCATCCTGAACAAAACCGCTTTGTGAAAAAGCAGGAGGCGCTGGAAGCCTACGAGGACGAGATCAAGCAGGGAATTATTACCGCCGAAGATGTCCAAAAAGGCGATGTGAAGATTATTGCCAAAAAATCTCAGGGCTTGAATGTTTCTTTCAGCAAAATCCTGCAAACCCCGGGCTATATCCCCCTGGTTTTTGTATATGTGGCTGCTCAGCTGGCCTTTTGGGGTGTTATGGTCTGGTCGGCACAATATTTGATTCAGGTACACGGATTCAGCGTTATGAAAATGGGCGTCTGGGCCTCAATCTACTTTATTGGCGGTGCGTTAGGATCATTTGCCAGCGCCTGGGTCAGCGACAAGATCCTGGGCGGTCGCCGCAAGCCAATGATTATTCTGTGTTTTGCCTGCATGATTCCTTTTATTGTTATTCTGGCAACCCTGACCAAAGGAGTTTCGCCATTTGTATTATTGTTAACACTTACCGGTGCCGGATTTTTCTCCAACATGGTCTGGGGACCGGCTATCACCCTGCCGGCCGATATGTTCCCGGTAGAGTCTTACGGCAAGGCCATGGGGGGCGTAAACTGCATTGCCTATATGGCAGCCGCAGCCTCTCCTTTTATTATGGGCGGCTTAATCAAGATCGATCCGGTCACAAAATCAGCCGACTATTTCTATGCCTGGTTATGGGTTGCCTTCACCGCCCTGCTGGGGGTTGTTGCCGCCAGTATGCTGGTGGACAGGCAGCGGCTGAAAACCGCAGCCAGTGGAAAAACTGTCGCCTCCTGATACACGTATGGCAAAAGATAGCCTACCCGCGCATAAGCAGTTAATTGATTTGCAGTACAACGGTAAAACCACGCCAGCAACCTCAATCAAAAAACTCCTGGTAAATCCCACGGGGATTTGCCAGGAGTTTTTGCTGTCTATAATATGATCAAATAGAATCTAATGATTCAATAACCGGCACTACAAAGGGTTTCGGTGCTTCAATAACTTCTGTAGGCAGGCCCATTGTCGCCAGCAGTTCTATAAAAGGTGTAGGATCAAGCTCTTCCACATTGACCATCTGCTTAACATCCCAGTCGCCGCGGGCGACTAAGATGGCCGCGGCCGCGGCCGGGACCCCGGCCGTATAGCTGATGGCCTGGGATTCCACTTCCTGATAGCATTCGGCATGGTCACAGGTATTGTAAATGAAGATTTGGCGCGGCTGATTGTCTTTGGTGCCGCTGATGAAATTGCCGATGCAGGTTTTACCGGTATAATCAACTGCCAATGAGGACGGATCAGGCAAGAGCGCTTTCAGTACCTTGAGGGGCGCAATCTCCACGCCTGCCGCTATTTTAACCGGTTTCTCCGAGGTAAGGCCAAGATTGGTCAGCACCGAGAACACGTTTAAGTAATGTTCGCCAAACCCCATCCAAAACCGAATAGAATTCGCATTAATATTTTTAGACAATGAGTGCAGTTCGTCATGTCCGGTCAGATATACGGAACAGGTTCCCACGACCGGAAATTCGTAATCCACTTTAATCGAATGAACTTTTTGCAGTACCCATTTGCGGTCAATCCAGGTCCACACTTTCCTGAATTCACGGAAATTAATCTCGGGATCGAAATTTGTGGCAAAATACTTGCCGTGGCTGCCGGCATTAACATCCAGTATATCAATGGTATCGATTGTATCAAAATATTCCTTTTGCGCGAGCGCGCACCAGGCATTAACAACGCCCGGATCAAAGCCGACCCCTAAAATTGCCGTGATCTGCTTGTCCTGACAGCGCTCTTTACGTTTCCATTCATAGTTGGCATACCAGGGCGGGTCCTCGCAGACCTTGTCCGGATCCTCATGGATCGCCGTATCCATATACACGGCACCGGTTTCGATGCACGCCTCCAGCACCGACATATTCACATAAGCCTGCCCGACATTGATGACGATTTCCGACTTGGTGTCCTTGATTAATTCGATCACAGCCGGAACATCCATGGCGTTGACTGCCCGCGAATACAGTTTTTTCGCCGGGTCCTGCAAATGATTTTTGCGCAGTACGCTGTCAATAATTGCGTCGCACTTTTGCTGGGTACGTGAAGCGATACAGATATCACCCAAAACATCATTATTCATCGCGCATTTGTGAGCTACCACATGACCCACGCCACCAGCACCAACAATTAAAACATTTTTCCTCATTTCTTTCTCCTCTGCTAAAAAATTTAATTTAAGATAAATTATTTAAGAAATCCGGGTAAGTGAACTGACGCACAACCTCAATCGTACCATCTAGCCTGCGCACGGCAATCGCCGGCATCTGCAGGCCATTGAACCAGTTTTTCTTTACCATTGTGTAGCCGGCGGCATCGGCAAAACGGATTTGGCTGCCAATTGCCAATGGTTCGGCAAAATCAAAGGTGCCAAAAACATCGCCTGCCAGGCACGAGCGCCCGGCCACCATATAGGTATGCCTGCCGGGGCCGGTTGTCTCCATTTTGGCTGCAAGCCGGTAGATTAACAAATCCAGCATATGCGCCTCAACCGAAGCATCAACAATAGCAATATCCATTTCGTTATGCACGATGTCAACCACACTGGTAACCAGCTCGGTACAGCCGGTAATCGCACTTTCCCCGGGTTCCAAATACACCTGAATATTAAACCTGTCAGCAAAGTCTGCCAGTTTTTGGCTGAACTTGTCCAGCGGATAGCCCGCTTGCGTAAAATATAAGCCACCGCCCAGACTTACCCATTCCAGCGCCTGCAAAAAATCGCCATAGCTGTCGCCGATCAAATCAAGCTGCTCTGAAAACGCGGCAAAATCATCGTTTTCACAGTTGTAATGAAACATCAGACCGCTAAGCCGGGGCAGCTGCTCGGCCAGCGCCGCCCTGTCCGTCACCCCCAGGCGCGAATACTTGCGGGCCGGATCGGCCAGATCAAAATGAGAGTGGCTAAACCCGGGATTTACGCGTAATCCCAGCTTGGCTGATTTTACTGTATCATAATATTGATCCAACTGGGAAACCGAATTAAAGATAATCTTATCGGCAAATTCGGCCACAGCCAGGATATCGGCCTGTGAATAGCCGACACAATAAGCATGTGTTTCCTTGCCGAATTTTTCGAAACCCAGCCTCGCCTCATAGAGAGAACTGGAGGTGGTGCCTGCCATATACTCGCGCATCAGATCAAAGACACACCAGGTGGAGAAACACTTCAGCGCCAGTACCGACCTGGCCCCCGAGAGCTGCTGCACCTGCTGAATAATCTGCAGATTACGCAATAGCTTTTTCTCATCAATGAGGTAATAGGGGGTATTAATCTTCATTATTTATAACTCCTGTTTAAGTATGTACTAAAAATAACGGCAGCAGTCAGTTTATTTTCTCATAATGCAACTACGACATTAATAATAGCAAAAATGACGGCATTTGTCGATTATTCTTTAAAAACAACCGTAATTTGCCGAAAAAAGCGATTTACGCCAGAAAAGTCAGGCACCATCCAGCCTATGCCGATTCTGATAGCCTAAGTACCTTGACCGGGTTGAAAATTCAGGTTAGGTTGGGAGACTTTTTCGTCCTGCAGGGCGGGAAAAGATCCACAAGCTAACCAAAGTGTTAATCTGGTCAAGGTACGAGCAGCGCAAAATGAAAAAGACGGCCTCCCATCCCAGACACCGGATTTGAGGCTGTCAGATTTTTCAGAGTCTTATCCACAGAAACTAATATTGTCTATTCCACAACCATATTACTTTATCCCATAGAAGCCGGCCTGCATACCGGAAACCCAGAAGACCTCAACCGGGGAAAAGCCGGCTGCAGTCAACAGCTGCCGGTGGGCCGCAAGGGTGACCGGCTGCAGTTCAGTTCCATATCTGCTGATATGCCTGTCCGCTGCCTCCGGGCTTTTACCGTTCAGTACCTGAGTCCGCCGCCAGCGCGCAAGACCGATTTGTGTGCCTGCTGCCGTATCAGGCTGAATGGTCTCAAAGGTAATATAGATACCACCCGGTTTGAGCATCCGGTAACAATTGCCGGTCGCTTGCCGGCGGCCGGCCGCATCTAAATAATGATGAACCATAACGGCGGTAATCACATCAAAATTGTCCGTATAATCTAAATCCTCACTGCCTGCCAATACAAAAGAGACTTTGCTATTTGCCAGTTTTTCCGCAGCAAGCTGCAGCATCGCGGGCGCCGGATCTGCAGCCACAAACCGGGTTGAGCCAAACTCGGCCATTGCCTTGACAATAAGCGTGCCAGTCCCGCAGCCGGTGTCAAGCCAGGCCGAGGGCCGGGGCACAGCTGCTTTGACCAGATCCAGAATTTCATCATGAAATAAATGATAGCGGGGAATCGTTTTGTCAACATTTACATCATAATCCGCGGCTGCCTGCGAAGTCTTATTATCACGCATCTTGTACCTCCTGTGTAAGCCCGCTTATTAGCAGCTCTCCTGACAGTTTAATGTTTCGGCAATTTGGTCCAGTTGGGAAACCATTTTGCTTACTTGCTGGATCGTGTCGGCCACCTGGGTTACGGCCACGGCAATCTGGTTGATTGCCTCCTGGGTATCATTAATCTGGGTATATATAGTGGAACCATCTGACTTGATATTGCCAATAATTGTCTCAATCTTCTTGACCGAATCGGTACTCGTTGTTGCCAGCTTGCGAATCTCGCCGGCCACCACACCGAAGCCCCGCCCTTGTTCGCCAACCCGGGCCGCTTCAATCGCAGCATTGAGCCCCAGCAGATTCGTTTCACTGGTAACATTCCTAATCATCCCCAGCACCTGGTCGGTCTCCTGCACCCGCACCTGCGAATCACTTGCCACCTGGGCCAGTGTCCGGCCGGTGGCGGCAATCTCCTGGGTCTGGGCCGAAATCTCCTGCGTAGTGGCCGCCAGGATGTTCATACTGTCCAGCAGGTCACCGGCCATCTGTTTCATTGATTCCTGCAGCTCAACCGGCTGGGTTATGGCAATAGCACCGATAACTTCACTGGCGTCATTGTAAACAGGTATGGCCACCGAGGTATAGGGCAACCCATATAACGTTTTATCA contains:
- a CDS encoding MFS transporter; this translates as MADSVKAGVFRFRYILLAIISFCYSIQYLDRVNTNILLPFISKDIGMSNYEIGIGAALMLVFYGPSQVVTGWVCDKIGSRKVLIFSIIAWSALTYLQSTVHSVSEWYIRMVLFGIMVGTEFIPSARLIVRYFPPLQRARAQSILSWAWIITPAWAPMVSTLLFTLYGNEWREIFKLLGLIGVIPLILVILFVFDHPEQNRFVKKQEALEAYEDEIKQGIITAEDVQKGDVKIIAKKSQGLNVSFSKILQTPGYIPLVFVYVAAQLAFWGVMVWSAQYLIQVHGFSVMKMGVWASIYFIGGALGSFASAWVSDKILGGRRKPMIILCFACMIPFIVILATLTKGVSPFVLLLTLTGAGFFSNMVWGPAITLPADMFPVESYGKAMGGVNCIAYMAAAASPFIMGGLIKIDPVTKSADYFYAWLWVAFTALLGVVAASMLVDRQRLKTAASGKTVAS
- a CDS encoding saccharopine dehydrogenase family protein — protein: MRKNVLIVGAGGVGHVVAHKCAMNNDVLGDICIASRTQQKCDAIIDSVLRKNHLQDPAKKLYSRAVNAMDVPAVIELIKDTKSEIVINVGQAYVNMSVLEACIETGAVYMDTAIHEDPDKVCEDPPWYANYEWKRKERCQDKQITAILGVGFDPGVVNAWCALAQKEYFDTIDTIDILDVNAGSHGKYFATNFDPEINFREFRKVWTWIDRKWVLQKVHSIKVDYEFPVVGTCSVYLTGHDELHSLSKNINANSIRFWMGFGEHYLNVFSVLTNLGLTSEKPVKIAAGVEIAPLKVLKALLPDPSSLAVDYTGKTCIGNFISGTKDNQPRQIFIYNTCDHAECYQEVESQAISYTAGVPAAAAAILVARGDWDVKQMVNVEELDPTPFIELLATMGLPTEVIEAPKPFVVPVIESLDSI
- a CDS encoding class I SAM-dependent methyltransferase yields the protein MRDNKTSQAAADYDVNVDKTIPRYHLFHDEILDLVKAAVPRPSAWLDTGCGTGTLIVKAMAEFGSTRFVAADPAPAMLQLAAEKLANSKVSFVLAGSEDLDYTDNFDVITAVMVHHYLDAAGRRQATGNCYRMLKPGGIYITFETIQPDTAAGTQIGLARWRRTQVLNGKSPEAADRHISRYGTELQPVTLAAHRQLLTAAGFSPVEVFWVSGMQAGFYGIK
- the nspC gene encoding carboxynorspermidine decarboxylase, with translation MKINTPYYLIDEKKLLRNLQIIQQVQQLSGARSVLALKCFSTWCVFDLMREYMAGTTSSSLYEARLGFEKFGKETHAYCVGYSQADILAVAEFADKIIFNSVSQLDQYYDTVKSAKLGLRVNPGFSHSHFDLADPARKYSRLGVTDRAALAEQLPRLSGLMFHYNCENDDFAAFSEQLDLIGDSYGDFLQALEWVSLGGGLYFTQAGYPLDKFSQKLADFADRFNIQVYLEPGESAITGCTELVTSVVDIVHNEMDIAIVDASVEAHMLDLLIYRLAAKMETTGPGRHTYMVAGRSCLAGDVFGTFDFAEPLAIGSQIRFADAAGYTMVKKNWFNGLQMPAIAVRRLDGTIEVVRQFTYPDFLNNLS
- the eno gene encoding phosphopyruvate hydratase, with protein sequence MRDTRIKRIKARQVFDSRANPTVEVDVELECGSRGRGTVPSGASTGIYEALELRDGNPNSFRGKSVLKAVENVNQCIAPALTGTNALKQSIIDMTMLNLDGTENKSKLGANAILGVSIATAWAAANACETPLYRYLGGVQAVTLPVPMVQIIGGGLHAGQSIDIQDFLIIPVGAATYSHGIEMVANVYHATKEVFTKYGKPLSVADEGGFWPTFSANAEGLDLLVEGIRQAGYQAGAEVAIALDIAASHFYQDGKYTFAAEGREMDSQEFARLLSGWVDKYPIISIEDGMAEDDWDGWSILSAQLKNRIQLIGDDLFTTNAGRIKRGIDQNIANSVLIKMNQIGTITETLQAVELTRNAGYLPVVSARSGETEDATIVHLAIATNAGQLKVGSIARTERTVKWNELLRIEEELGTEAVYPGQDIFRRIIKE
- a CDS encoding methyl-accepting chemotaxis protein, giving the protein MSASDKEILDKLLWALPVIQQALQYDAGVTLTDREKFILYKPGGKLDLKVPKDQPLKAGSGVYRAIHEQRRIAMRFDKTLYGLPYTSVAIPVYNDASEVIGAIAITQPVELQESMKQMAGDLLDSMNILAATTQEISAQTQEIAATGRTLAQVASDSQVRVQETDQVLGMIRNVTSETNLLGLNAAIEAARVGEQGRGFGVVAGEIRKLATTSTDSVKKIETIIGNIKSDGSTIYTQINDTQEAINQIAVAVTQVADTIQQVSKMVSQLDQIAETLNCQESC